Proteins encoded together in one Calditrichota bacterium window:
- a CDS encoding NarK/NasA family nitrate transporter, with amino-acid sequence MGHSLTNWNVEDNVFWESEGKRIANRNLWISIPCLLCGFAVWMYWSIVTTKMQELGFVFDPDPAKNKAMLYTMISIAGLTGATLRIPNSFFVALSGGRNVIVATTALLILPAIGLGLALREPGTSYSTFVVLSALSGIGGGAFASSMSNISIFFPKRVQGTALGLNAGLGNLGVSVMQVLLPFTMTFGMFGAFGGGAYSMPTTGASVWIQNSGFVWVPILLVLTILAWFLMNNMATHNVGSAPAAIGKMLYLTTLGFASAAVGLYLLISLKVNMWIVLPITILLTLALIRYLSPEKIRTNLKKQYAIFGEKHNWVMTWLYVMTFGSFIGYSAAFPKLIQDVFGYLPDGSINSNAPNPFAYAWLGPLVGSLIRPVGGWLSDKFGGARVTHWDTIVMIAAALGVAYNVKAANDAPNPEVYFFPFLILFLLLFVTTGIGNGSTFRMIPMIFEPHQAGPVLGWTSAVAAYGAFIIPKVFGAQIQAGHPEYALYGFAVYYGSCLLVNWWFYARRNAEIKC; translated from the coding sequence ATGGGACACTCCCTTACAAATTGGAATGTTGAAGACAACGTCTTCTGGGAATCAGAAGGCAAGCGCATCGCGAACCGCAATCTCTGGATATCAATTCCTTGTTTGCTGTGCGGCTTCGCCGTTTGGATGTATTGGTCGATTGTCACAACGAAGATGCAGGAACTTGGGTTCGTGTTCGATCCCGATCCGGCAAAGAATAAGGCGATGCTCTACACCATGATCTCCATAGCCGGTCTCACAGGTGCGACGCTGCGCATCCCCAATTCTTTTTTTGTTGCACTTAGCGGTGGAAGAAACGTCATCGTCGCTACGACAGCTTTGTTGATCCTTCCTGCAATCGGGCTGGGACTTGCACTGCGCGAGCCGGGCACATCCTATTCGACGTTCGTGGTTCTCTCCGCGCTCTCAGGCATCGGAGGCGGTGCATTTGCATCTTCAATGTCTAACATCAGCATTTTCTTCCCCAAACGGGTACAGGGAACGGCCCTGGGGTTGAATGCTGGTCTTGGAAATCTCGGCGTCAGTGTAATGCAAGTACTGTTGCCCTTCACAATGACTTTTGGAATGTTTGGTGCTTTTGGTGGAGGTGCCTACAGTATGCCCACAACCGGTGCTTCGGTGTGGATTCAAAACAGTGGATTCGTGTGGGTGCCGATTCTGCTGGTTCTTACGATTCTTGCCTGGTTCTTAATGAACAACATGGCGACGCACAATGTCGGTTCAGCGCCCGCAGCGATTGGCAAAATGCTGTATCTCACCACTCTGGGTTTCGCGTCCGCGGCTGTCGGCTTGTATTTGCTGATTTCTCTGAAAGTGAATATGTGGATCGTTCTTCCCATCACGATTCTGCTGACACTTGCGCTTATTCGCTATCTTTCCCCGGAGAAGATTCGCACAAACCTGAAGAAGCAGTATGCAATCTTCGGCGAAAAACACAATTGGGTAATGACCTGGCTCTATGTGATGACGTTTGGATCATTTATTGGATACTCTGCGGCATTTCCGAAGTTGATACAGGACGTCTTTGGTTACCTGCCCGATGGCTCTATCAATTCCAACGCGCCGAATCCATTTGCGTACGCTTGGCTCGGGCCACTGGTCGGATCGCTAATTCGTCCGGTGGGAGGTTGGTTGTCTGACAAATTCGGCGGCGCGCGTGTTACACATTGGGACACGATCGTCATGATCGCTGCTGCGCTGGGTGTAGCTTACAACGTGAAAGCTGCGAATGACGCGCCGAATCCTGAAGTCTATTTCTTTCCCTTCCTGATTCTCTTCTTGTTGTTGTTCGTCACAACGGGCATAGGTAACGGATCTACGTTCCGAATGATACCGATGATCTTCGAGCCTCATCAGGCAGGCCCTGTGCTGGGGTGGACTTCTGCCGTTGCCGCTTACGGCGCATTCATCATTCCGAAAGTATTTGGGGCACAAATTCAAGCCGGGCATCCGGAATATGCTCTGTACGGTTTTGCCGTCTATTATGGCAGTTGTTTATTGGTTAACTGGTGGTTTTACGCGCGACGGAATGCCGAGATCAAGTGCTAA
- the ric gene encoding iron-sulfur cluster repair di-iron protein — MENLLETPVGQLVVDKPSRARIFQKHKIDFCCGGGRPLNVVCEEKNIDPQTIKAELADQDSREDTNSEPDWSKATLSALVDNILAQHHDYLKNALPHLGEMAEKVYRVHGEHHPEMLDVLQTFSGLYAELDSHMYKEENILFPAVKRIEQGSLPAEAAAQLFGPISVMEQEHESAGQALLKLRELTNDYTPPADACNTFRGLFAGLEELERDLHWHIHKENNILFPRALRGK; from the coding sequence ATGGAAAATTTGCTTGAAACTCCCGTCGGGCAGCTCGTCGTTGACAAGCCGAGTAGAGCTCGAATATTTCAAAAACACAAAATAGATTTCTGTTGCGGTGGCGGTCGGCCCCTCAATGTGGTTTGCGAGGAAAAGAACATCGACCCACAAACTATCAAAGCAGAACTGGCCGACCAAGATAGTCGGGAAGACACTAATTCGGAGCCGGATTGGTCGAAAGCAACGCTATCGGCACTTGTCGATAACATTCTTGCACAGCACCATGACTATCTGAAGAATGCGCTTCCGCATCTTGGCGAAATGGCTGAAAAGGTCTACCGCGTTCATGGTGAACATCATCCCGAAATGCTCGATGTTCTTCAGACTTTCTCGGGCTTATATGCGGAATTGGATTCTCATATGTACAAAGAAGAGAATATTCTTTTCCCGGCGGTCAAGAGAATTGAGCAAGGCTCTCTGCCTGCCGAAGCTGCCGCACAGCTCTTTGGGCCGATCAGCGTTATGGAGCAGGAGCACGAATCAGCTGGCCAAGCGCTGTTGAAACTCAGAGAATTGACCAACGACTACACTCCGCCGGCTGACGCATGCAACACATTTCGTGGACTATTCGCTGGGCTGGAGGAGCTTGAGCGCGATTTACATTGGCACATCCACAAGGAGAACAACATCCTCTTCCCGCGTGCTTTAAGAGGTAAGTAA
- the narH gene encoding nitrate reductase subunit beta, which translates to MDIRAQVSMVFHLDKCIGCHTCSIACKNIWTDRPGAEYMWWNNVETKPGTGFPHRWEDQERYKGGWKLTGSKSLQLKSQSKLSGLLKLFYNPNQPGLEDYYEPWTYEYENLFDAPEGDDQPTARPVSQITGEEMKIEAGPNWDDDLSGSPLYAANDVNYDGLTPEERQQLFEIQRVAFMYLPRICNHCANPSCVASCPSGALYKRGEDGIVLINQDVCRGWRACVSACPYKKIYYNWVTGKSEKCILCYPRLETGQAPACFHSCVGRIRYLGVLLYDADRIETAMKTADPLLVEAQRDVICDPNDENVIASARANGISDEFLEAARKSPVYKYVVKWKLALPLHIEYRTMPMLFYVPPLLPVMGKDGDQPYDHADQTMFSSLDKARLSIKYMARLFSAGNEAVVTAALRKLMAVRYYKRMQDVGDVDDDNVRRIMREAGTTPEEAEEIYSLTAIPTVHKRYVLPPLQREEAISSLCDVQDCKGSCGYIKQAGAGRA; encoded by the coding sequence ATGGACATTAGAGCACAAGTCTCCATGGTGTTTCACCTTGACAAATGTATTGGGTGTCATACGTGCAGCATCGCTTGCAAGAATATTTGGACCGACCGGCCCGGCGCAGAATACATGTGGTGGAACAATGTCGAAACGAAGCCGGGTACAGGATTTCCGCACCGTTGGGAAGATCAGGAGCGCTATAAAGGCGGCTGGAAACTGACCGGAAGTAAGTCGCTTCAGTTGAAATCGCAATCCAAATTGAGCGGGTTGCTGAAACTCTTCTACAACCCCAATCAGCCGGGGCTTGAAGATTACTACGAGCCGTGGACGTACGAGTACGAGAATCTCTTTGACGCGCCAGAAGGAGACGATCAGCCGACAGCAAGACCGGTATCTCAGATCACGGGCGAGGAAATGAAAATCGAGGCCGGTCCCAATTGGGATGACGATCTGTCAGGGTCTCCCCTCTACGCAGCCAACGATGTAAACTACGACGGACTAACTCCTGAAGAACGGCAGCAGTTGTTCGAGATTCAACGAGTCGCGTTCATGTATCTGCCGCGTATATGTAATCATTGCGCCAACCCGAGTTGCGTGGCATCATGTCCATCGGGGGCACTCTACAAACGCGGCGAAGATGGAATCGTGCTAATCAATCAGGATGTCTGTCGAGGCTGGCGTGCCTGTGTCTCGGCGTGCCCATACAAGAAGATCTATTATAACTGGGTTACTGGAAAGTCCGAGAAATGCATTCTCTGTTATCCACGTCTTGAAACCGGACAAGCGCCAGCATGCTTCCATTCATGTGTCGGTCGAATCCGTTATCTCGGCGTTCTTCTTTATGACGCGGACCGCATCGAAACAGCGATGAAAACGGCGGATCCATTGTTGGTCGAGGCGCAGCGTGATGTAATCTGCGATCCTAATGATGAAAATGTCATCGCGAGTGCGCGCGCAAATGGAATCAGCGATGAGTTTCTTGAAGCTGCGCGCAAATCTCCCGTGTACAAATACGTCGTTAAGTGGAAACTTGCTCTTCCGTTGCACATCGAGTATCGAACTATGCCGATGCTCTTTTATGTCCCGCCGCTCTTGCCGGTTATGGGAAAAGACGGCGATCAACCCTATGATCATGCGGATCAAACGATGTTCAGCTCTTTGGACAAAGCAAGACTCTCGATCAAATATATGGCTCGCCTCTTCAGTGCTGGAAACGAGGCAGTGGTTACGGCCGCTCTCAGAAAGCTAATGGCCGTCAGATACTACAAGCGTATGCAGGATGTCGGAGATGTGGACGATGACAATGTTCGCAGAATCATGCGTGAAGCTGGCACGACACCCGAAGAAGCGGAAGAAATTTACAGTCTGACTGCTATCCCGACTGTCCACAAGAGGTACGTCCTTCCGCCACTGCAACGAGAGGAAGCAATTAGTTCGCTCTGCGACGTACAAGATTGCAAAGGAAGTTGCGGCTACATCAAGCAAGCCGGTGCGGGGAGGGCATAG
- the narI gene encoding respiratory nitrate reductase subunit gamma, whose protein sequence is MLELFLYVGLPYAAIIVCVVGTVRRFKYDRYGITTLSSQFLEGKKMLWGSAPWHIGILTVFLGHFVAFLVPGLWQRLMAIPSLLTVAETLGMAASIICLVGLIVLIFRRATTARLQKTTRLADFIVALLLLGQITLGLMIAGGFRWGASWSTGTLAPYVWSLITLSPDISVIPDMPVIIQAHIVGAWLIVLIFPFTRLIHMITVPIHYLMRSPQKVVWTNPRRNASAVVARADQNSRRHFIKASLGLSAAGLLLSVGVLDKLGRFFQMPGLHHDEEADLLETRLRRLQLTAEEKQLELERLRSNEIYVARLSDLNGSTGRYFIDYAMRPGLAFRSEDGWPMLLSAKCTHLGCTVGNQVDTNGKILCPCHVSYFDVKTGLPNEGAPAKAPLDRIAWIVRDEQGAEIATESSRGSRTGRIDPQIAGDYSLYIVRSLSAEA, encoded by the coding sequence ATGCTTGAGCTGTTCCTCTACGTCGGTCTGCCCTACGCAGCCATAATCGTTTGCGTTGTCGGAACTGTCCGGCGATTCAAATACGATCGTTATGGAATCACCACGCTGTCTTCTCAATTTCTTGAAGGCAAGAAAATGCTCTGGGGCTCCGCTCCTTGGCACATCGGAATATTAACAGTATTCTTGGGTCATTTTGTCGCTTTTCTCGTCCCAGGTCTATGGCAACGACTGATGGCAATTCCTTCCCTACTTACCGTAGCGGAGACTCTTGGCATGGCCGCAAGCATTATTTGCCTTGTCGGATTGATAGTACTCATATTTCGTCGCGCTACCACAGCACGGTTGCAGAAGACAACGAGGCTTGCCGATTTCATAGTTGCATTGCTCTTGCTTGGGCAGATAACTTTGGGGTTAATGATCGCCGGTGGTTTCCGGTGGGGTGCAAGCTGGTCCACCGGCACCTTAGCCCCGTACGTTTGGAGCCTCATAACACTCAGTCCCGACATTTCGGTCATTCCTGACATGCCCGTAATTATTCAGGCGCATATTGTCGGTGCGTGGTTAATTGTCCTTATTTTCCCGTTTACTCGTTTGATTCATATGATCACAGTTCCCATACACTACTTGATGCGATCGCCGCAAAAAGTAGTATGGACAAACCCGCGCCGCAATGCGAGTGCGGTTGTCGCCAGGGCGGATCAGAACTCCCGCAGACACTTTATCAAAGCCTCTCTCGGTTTGAGCGCCGCCGGATTGCTGCTCTCCGTCGGAGTGCTTGACAAACTTGGTCGTTTTTTTCAAATGCCCGGTTTGCATCATGACGAGGAAGCCGATCTACTTGAAACTCGGCTTCGGCGGTTGCAATTAACTGCCGAAGAGAAACAACTCGAATTAGAGCGCTTGCGCAGCAATGAAATCTATGTCGCCAGGCTTTCCGACCTGAATGGATCGACGGGAAGGTATTTCATTGACTATGCAATGCGGCCCGGACTTGCTTTTAGATCAGAAGACGGCTGGCCGATGCTGCTCTCTGCCAAATGCACGCACCTCGGCTGCACCGTCGGAAATCAGGTTGACACAAATGGCAAGATACTATGTCCGTGCCATGTCTCGTATTTCGACGTTAAGACCGGTTTGCCGAATGAAGGCGCTCCGGCAAAAGCTCCGCTCGACCGCATCGCATGGATTGTTCGCGACGAACAGGGCGCAGAGATCGCGACGGAAAGTTCGCGTGGCTCGCGGACCGGACGAATCGATCCGCAGATTGCCGGAGACTATTCGCTCTACATCGTAAGATCACTCTCGGCGGAGGCATGA
- a CDS encoding cytochrome bc complex cytochrome b subunit, protein MKRSFVASTFDFLALRLPLEKLSFKHMVTEKDVPVHPMSWGYYVGGLALFFFIIQVVTGLMLLFYYEPTVSEAHESVEYITHFVTMGALVRNLHAWSASFMIFCVITHMLTSLAMKAFAKPREITWIAGVLLLLVTFGFGFTGYLLPWNQIAVNATKVGLASIDQVGQYLPAALSHLAEDVRVTIQGAPAIGQATLSRFFALHVVILPLLVLGVIGLHLLSVQLHGMSPGIEEKPVRKEKFFPIFILKDFKEWGIAFLVVFVLALCLPFDSLFPYPLLEPYNALGSTPDGIKPEWYFYFVYYPMELLPFWIIMVVMTTATLGLFAAPWIFKGASHKFMRWIASAIAAYLVIMTLFGESIYHAIKG, encoded by the coding sequence ATGAAGAGGTCATTTGTCGCATCCACCTTTGATTTTCTTGCCTTACGGCTTCCCCTTGAAAAACTAAGCTTCAAGCACATGGTGACGGAGAAGGATGTTCCTGTTCATCCCATGTCGTGGGGATATTACGTCGGAGGATTGGCACTCTTCTTTTTCATCATCCAAGTAGTGACAGGGCTGATGCTCCTGTTTTATTACGAACCGACGGTGAGTGAAGCGCACGAGTCCGTGGAATACATCACCCATTTTGTCACGATGGGTGCACTCGTCAGAAATCTTCACGCGTGGTCAGCGTCGTTCATGATCTTCTGTGTCATCACCCACATGCTGACGTCGCTCGCAATGAAAGCGTTTGCCAAGCCGCGTGAGATTACATGGATCGCGGGTGTCTTGTTGCTGCTTGTGACCTTCGGATTCGGATTCACCGGTTATCTACTTCCGTGGAATCAAATCGCAGTAAATGCGACCAAGGTCGGATTGGCCTCAATCGATCAAGTCGGACAGTATTTACCTGCGGCGCTGTCTCACCTTGCCGAGGATGTACGTGTGACGATTCAGGGTGCGCCTGCAATCGGTCAGGCGACACTCAGTCGATTTTTCGCATTACACGTGGTTATTCTTCCGCTGCTCGTACTTGGAGTGATCGGGCTGCATTTGTTGTCAGTGCAACTTCATGGCATGAGTCCTGGAATCGAGGAGAAGCCTGTCCGCAAAGAGAAGTTCTTCCCGATTTTCATTCTGAAAGACTTCAAAGAGTGGGGAATCGCGTTTCTCGTCGTCTTTGTACTCGCACTTTGTTTGCCGTTCGATTCACTCTTTCCATACCCGCTGCTCGAACCCTACAACGCTCTCGGATCCACTCCGGACGGTATCAAGCCTGAATGGTATTTCTACTTCGTCTATTACCCAATGGAGCTACTTCCGTTCTGGATCATTATGGTCGTAATGACTACGGCGACTCTCGGGCTATTTGCCGCGCCCTGGATATTCAAAGGTGCGAGTCACAAATTTATGCGCTGGATCGCATCAGCAATCGCGGCATACTTGGTTATCATGACTCTGTTTGGCGAAAGCATTTATCACGCCATTAAGGGATAG
- a CDS encoding NarK/NasA family nitrate transporter has product MQENSKAIQVLILNTLAFTVCFAAWMMNGVLITYLVDNGVFHWDKAQMGWLIGIPVLTGSITRLPVGILTDKYGGRVVYSVLMLLAAVPMFLVSYANNFTQFMLAGLGFGLTGASFAVGIAYTSVWFKKERQGTALGIFGAGNAGAALTSMGAPFVLRWLTDGGTNLEGWRMLPRMYAGGLVLVAVLFVLFSHTKLAGHSQGYTLRQRLDPLRHMRVWRFGAYYFLVFGGFVALAQWLIPYYVSVYSVTIATAGLLAAIFSLPSGVIRALGGWMSDKFGARKVMYWVLGACVICCGLLIIPKMDIQSPGQSIIAVKGGTVTEVSDSTISVDGTPYKLRPKPLGWREHLDQATYVIPAGTFWQEPVVQVGDKIKKKELLAKGVTHLYFQANIWIFTVLVFIVGIMMGIGKAAVYKHIPDYFPDDVGVVGGIVGVVGGLGGFFCPIIFGYLLKGTGIWTTCWMFFAAFSAWCLWWMHRVIQRMMREKQPVLMRQIEDHHSLPITTAVPSN; this is encoded by the coding sequence ATGCAAGAAAATAGCAAGGCAATTCAAGTACTGATCCTCAATACGCTCGCGTTCACCGTTTGCTTCGCGGCGTGGATGATGAACGGTGTGTTGATTACCTACTTGGTGGACAATGGAGTGTTTCATTGGGATAAGGCTCAGATGGGATGGTTGATTGGTATACCCGTCTTGACGGGATCAATCACCCGGCTGCCTGTTGGAATTCTCACGGATAAATATGGCGGTCGCGTCGTCTACAGCGTGCTGATGCTCTTGGCCGCAGTTCCCATGTTCTTGGTGAGCTACGCCAACAATTTCACACAGTTCATGTTGGCGGGACTTGGCTTTGGATTAACCGGAGCCTCATTCGCGGTAGGAATCGCGTATACGTCTGTGTGGTTCAAGAAAGAGAGACAGGGCACGGCGTTAGGTATTTTCGGCGCAGGAAACGCAGGGGCGGCGCTGACAAGCATGGGAGCTCCGTTCGTCTTGCGTTGGCTGACGGATGGTGGCACGAATCTCGAAGGTTGGCGAATGCTCCCGCGAATGTACGCCGGAGGACTTGTGCTAGTGGCCGTTCTATTTGTCCTCTTTTCTCACACGAAACTCGCCGGACACAGTCAGGGATATACTCTAAGGCAGCGCCTCGATCCGCTAAGACACATGAGAGTTTGGAGATTCGGTGCTTACTACTTCTTGGTGTTTGGCGGATTTGTCGCACTTGCACAGTGGCTGATCCCGTATTATGTCAGCGTCTATTCAGTGACAATTGCGACCGCAGGCTTGTTGGCCGCAATATTCAGTTTGCCCTCCGGTGTAATTCGTGCGCTGGGTGGATGGATGTCCGACAAATTTGGCGCGCGCAAAGTTATGTATTGGGTACTCGGGGCTTGCGTGATATGCTGCGGTCTCTTGATCATTCCCAAAATGGACATCCAGTCGCCTGGACAAAGCATCATCGCAGTTAAAGGGGGAACAGTCACAGAAGTCTCAGATTCCACTATTTCTGTGGACGGAACACCGTACAAACTGAGGCCAAAGCCGCTGGGTTGGCGCGAACACCTTGATCAAGCAACCTACGTGATTCCTGCCGGCACGTTCTGGCAAGAACCAGTCGTGCAAGTCGGCGACAAGATCAAGAAGAAGGAACTCCTTGCTAAAGGCGTTACGCATCTCTACTTTCAAGCGAACATCTGGATCTTCACGGTACTCGTGTTTATTGTGGGAATCATGATGGGCATCGGTAAGGCCGCCGTTTATAAACACATCCCAGACTATTTCCCTGACGATGTCGGCGTGGTCGGAGGAATTGTCGGCGTCGTCGGTGGATTAGGAGGGTTTTTCTGTCCGATTATTTTCGGATACTTATTGAAAGGAACCGGTATCTGGACGACGTGTTGGATGTTCTTTGCAGCTTTTAGCGCCTGGTGTTTGTGGTGGATGCACCGAGTTATTCAACGAATGATGCGCGAAAAACAGCCCGTATTGATGCGGCAGATTGAGGATCATCACTCTCTGCCAATAACCACGGCAGTTCCTTCAAACTAA